In Arachis hypogaea cultivar Tifrunner chromosome 2, arahy.Tifrunner.gnm2.J5K5, whole genome shotgun sequence, a genomic segment contains:
- the LOC112737737 gene encoding uncharacterized protein, with protein sequence MSSEEPTVVVAPPASEPAPEPTTNTEPPQEDKTEPEPAAEATEEATKAKKTKEPKPKKASKPRSPPTHPPYQEMIKDAIVTLKEKNGSSQYAIQKFLEEKHKQFPTNFRKLLLFNLKKLVASGKLVKVKGSFKLPASKAPASSAPSQAKKPAATKTKTKSKPKPKPKPKPAVKVKATKAKTTKTKSVKSVSAKSKPKPAPKPKAVAKPKAAAAAKPKAAAAKTKAKPKAAAKPPAKVSRMSTRASPGKKAAPAAKPVAKKVAAAKKSVKPKSVRSPAKRASVKRGGRK encoded by the exons ATGTCGTCGGAAGAGCCCACTGTTGTAGTAGCACCACCAGCTTCGGAGCCAGCACCCGAACCAACCACCAACACCGAGCCTCCTCAAGAAGACAAAACTGAACCCGAACCTGCTGCCGAAGCAACAGAAGAAGCCACTAAAGCTAAGAAAACCAAGGAGCCCAAACCTAAGAAGGCTTCCAAGCCTAGAAGCCCACCGACTCACCCTCCTTACCAAGAG ATGATCAAGGACGCTATTGTTACGTTGAAGGAGAAAAACGGTTCGAGCCAATACGCGATTCAGAAGTTTCTCGAAGAAAAGCATAAGCAGTTTCCAACGAACTTCAGAAAGCTTCTTTTGTTCAATTTGAAGAAGCTCGTAGCTTCTGGAAAGCTCGTTAAGGTTAAAGGTTCCTTCAAGCTTCCGGCATCAAAGGCGCCAGCATCATCAGCGCCTTCGCAGGCAAAGAAGCCCGCGGCTACTAAGACCAAGACCAAGTCCAAGCCTAAGCCTAAGCCTAAGCCTAAGCCCGCTGTCAAGGTGAAGGCAACAAAAGCAAAGACAACCAAGACTAAATCGGTGAAATCAGTTTCAGCTAAGTCTAAGCCCAAGCCCGCTCCAAAGCCCAAGGCTGTGGCGAAGCCTAAAGCAGCTGCAGCAGCGAAGCCCAAGGCTGCTGCAGCTAAGACCAAAGCAAAGCCCAAGGCAGCTGCTAAGCCACCGGCAAAAGTGTCGAGGATGTCGACTAGGGCTTCGCCAGGAAAGAAGGCTGCACCTGCCGCAAAGCCTGTAGCAAAGAAGGTTGCGGCAGCGAAGAAGAGCGTGAAGCCCAAGAGCGTAAGGTCTCCGGCGAAGAGGGCTTCGGTGAAGAGGGGCGGAAGGAAGTGA